The Actinomycetota bacterium genome includes the window TTAATTCCTGGCGCCAAATCTCGATATCTTTGTTGGCTGCCTCTAATTGCTTTTGCGAAAGCTTCTTCGCGTTATTCTTCATGAAGGCAGAGCGCCCTTTAAGAGCAGGTGCATCATCGGCTTTAGCATAATTTAAACGATATTCTCTCTCGGTATGAAATACTGCTGAGACCTCTGCGCCAGAACTTTCTTGAGAGACAAGGGATATCTTCGTATCAAGTAGCTTCCAGTGCCTAAGATCCGTATCTTTTTTAAGATAATCGCCTAATTGTGCCTGCAGCTCTTTGACAACATCCGGGGCTAGACTTGCCTTTTGGTTACTAGACGTAGTGTTAGCGGCGGCAAAAGCAGCTATCATGGGTATACTAAAAAGCAATAGCATAATAACCAGCGCTGCTAGTATGCCTGTAGGTCTTCTCTTATAAGAAATCATATTTTGGACTCCTTCTACTAATCGTCACAGCATTACTTGATCAGAGTTTGGGATACCATCACCGAAATTCTCTTTTCACCTCACTCTCTTTTCCCTAGACTATATAGGATGACTTGATATCCCCCTTATCCTTAAACCGTCGAGAATATATATGTGGTTAAATAGCAGCTGCTCAATCGCATTATCTCGGTATATGAACAATGTAGTCGACTTTCATTGGAGTTGTTCTTATGTTCCCACCCAAAATACCATAGTGCTGTGGGCCTACGCGTACCGCCCTATCGCATGCAGTTCACATATATTGCCAACATTCGTTCTACGTTATCAGTATTGCTAACTACCTATAGGGTACTAGGCATGCTTTCGACGGGCAATAACCAAATATAACTAATAATAGCTATTGCGAGGAGGTGCTCTGTTTAATAACGCCAGGTCGCCACTGAGCCGGCTGGGCGGAGCTTTTTTGAACAGTCGGCGGTAATGCTAACTGTATGGCTTCGAAACAAGAACCAGCTGTCGATATCCAGTCAAACTGGATTGACAGGCTAGCTAGTCGTTGCTATAGTGTGTCGTAGTATCATGCTAACACATGTCTATAGTGTGGTTTTAAAGGTTGGAGGGTGAACGATGGAGCATCGAGTAACCGGCCGTGAGAGGCAGGTTCTAAGGCTTATCAGCCAAGGCCTCGCCAATAAAGAGATTGCGGCTCGCCTCAATCTAAGCAAACACACCATAGACAACCATTGCCGGAAGATCTTTCGAAAGCTCGATGTTGGCGATCGCTTCGCGGCGGTTGATGCCGCCAAAGATGAGGGAATCATTGCCGCCGACGGGCAAGGCGAACCAATCGTCTAGATTATGGTCAATCTTACCTATCCCCACCGCAACGCTTCGCGCCCGCCTACAGCTCTTTCATCACATAATCGACCGCGTTTTTGAATATCGCCAGGCCATCGCCCTCGTCCGCAAGCCGCTCACGCGTCCAGCGCGGGTGCTGGGTGCGCACGACATAGTTCTCGATACCGCGTATGAAGACGCAGTTCGAGAGCGGGTTGGCCTTGAGATGGACCCAGCGGTCCTCGAACTTGCCGGAGTCGTTGTGGGTTAGCGTGACGTCCTGGCGCATATACTCGCCGTCGAAACCGGGGGGAGTAGGAACTGGCCAATGACGCCGACTTGAGAACGCGGGCTCTGCGTGATCCGGTCGCTTCGGGTTCCGCCGAGGTCAAAGCGAGAACGGCGACGGCCGCATATCCCCGTTGCGCGATCCGAGGCCGCCTCTGCCCGGCACTTTGCTCGCCCGCGAGTTTCAAGGCCGCGACATTGTGGTCAAGACAATCCTTTGTGACGCCGCACATTGAGAGCCTTCCATTCGAGAAGCGGCTGGCCTTGTATGCGTCGCTGAAGGGATGCATCGCCGGTCAAAATCGTCGGGTCGATAGCCCCTCGGTCCAGCAGCAGATCCAAAAACGCCCGCTCGGAGTCCGTGAAGGGCAGGACCGCGGATAGACCTTCGCGGCATTCCCTTACAAGGCGCGCCCCGTATTCGGCTAACTCCGCTTGGACCTCGGCCGCATTGACGCGCAGCGTGGGAACCAACTGCTTGGCCAAGTCCAGCGTGTTCTTCAGGCATCCGCCTGACGGTGAAGCCCTCCCGAGCAAAGACCGCTTGAACAGCCTGCTCGACCTTAGGACGCTCGGCGAGCATGCCATCACGATCTTCGGCTCCCACGTAGTTCAGATCGATGTCGACGGAGAGCCGGGGCACATCGAAGATGAAAAGGTTCAGGGCCGTGCCGCCCTTGAGTACCAGCTTCTCTTTGAGAAATGGGTGACTTCGCAAGGCGTCCAGCAACCCAAGCAGGTGGGCGACCTTCTCGAGCACATCCGGTCTGAAACCCGTCGCTCCCGCTTCGGCAGCCAGCTTCTCGGGGGAGATTTTCATAGTACCTCCCCCCACACCCGTTCGAGCACTTCCTTGGGAACCACCAAGTTCCATTCCGACACGAGGCGACCGGATGTCCGCTTGGCGCGGTCCAGATAATGCGGTTGTCGCGGGAGCAGGTCGTGAAGCGCCTTGAGATGACGGTCCTCCACCATCAAAGTTTCACGGTGCTGGTCGAGAAAGAACCCCACCTTCGCCCCGGTGGTCGCATTTCCGAGCAGGAGCGCGTACTCCACGATCTTGTCGAGATCGAAGAATTCGACGGATTCCAGCGACCGCCAGATTTCCTCCCAGCTTCCCGAGAGGTCGGGACGATTCAGGACATCGACCAAGGTCCGTTCCAGACTCGTAACCCTCAGCTCCTGACCGGCGCGCTCCGCGGTCGAAACGCCGAAATGCTCCTTCCCCACACGGAGAAGAGCCTGGGGAAACTTCGTCCCCCGGAAAACATGGGAGCGGAACGTCAGGGGGCCGAGCGGGCGAGACGCCGAATAGGTGAAGTATTCCTGTACCGAGTAAGCCCTCCCGTGAAATTCAAGCGCCGTATGATGCGACAGGATCGCATCCACGGTCAGCTTCGCGGCTACGAGAAATGGGTCGACCGAAAACGAATCGGTGTCGGCTCCTGCCGGGATTACGGCATACAACCCGCGCCGCGCCCGGACGACCCGTCCGGCCTTCTGGTGGTACGCCAGGAGCGCCTCCTGCGCCCGCCCGCCGACTTCACCATGGGACGACAGATGCTTGGCCAACTCCCCTCCGGTGAAAACCGGGTGCTTTCGGAAAAACTCATCATGTTTCATCGTCGGCATCCTTGACTTAGTTTCGCGTTACCCATAGTAATATTATGGGTATTGAGTTCAAAAGTCAAGCGCTAAGCTTGGGTTTCTTGACTACCCAACAAGGGCAAGTTTCCGCGCAGTTCGGAGTGCCTGGAAAACCGGTAAACTCAAATCTGATTATATATGACCGCAAAAGCGATTCCTACCGGCCGCAAATTATGGGCCGGGCGATCACTGGACCCGCAAGGGGTATAGCTCTGGAGGAATTTCCCGTCGTGCGGATCACCTGGGAGAAGTGGAAAAGCGAACATCCGGACACGCTGGTTTTGTCCCGCGATACCGGTTTTTTCCGTAATTAGCACTACAGCGAAAGATCTATTCATAACTCTACCAACGCAAATCTTTCCATAGCTCTTTTCCGATGAGAAAGATACGCTATCATGTTCCGTTTGAGATGGTACATTATTTCATCAAGTGTCCTGCGATATATTCGCTTGTCCCCCGTTAGAGATGCTGCAACCAAACGTTTGGCCTGCGGCATAGTCAACGTCACCGTTTTTTTTAAACCGGATACGTAAAATCAAGGTGAAAAGGCGAGCCATCATCACGAACAGCATATGCCTGTGCCAAGCTTTGCAGGAACGGGTTTCGTAGTGTCCCATGCCCAAATGGCTTTTGCATTCTTCAAAGCACTGTTCAATTGGCCAACGCATGGTAGCCACGCGGTGCAACACTTCTACCGGGGTGTTACCAGGAGCATCGCAGAGCGAGTACTTGATCCTACCGTTGGCATAGCGACGGATATATAACCATACCGGCTCTCCTGCCACCACATAATTCCCATACTTGGTGGAGCTGGAACAAGAAACGCAGTAAACAAACTCTTAAAAGACCATTTCAGCCTAGAGAAGCACCTGGCGAGAACGTTAGCGGGCTTAAAGTCGCGAATAGCTACCATAATTACCGGTCTTACTATTGACTTCCCGGAGAAAAAGGCTATACTCTAAGTAATTGAGATTGCGTCTCGTTCTCATAGTGTTGACAATAATTATCAATGTCATTTCGATTATCCGAGGGGGTGATAACGATTTACAACTTGGAGGATGAATTTCTTAAACATTAATTCAAACAATTTAGAGAGGTGGAGAAAGAGTGAAGGCAGCATTGTTCGAAAGTAAGGGCAGCGTAAAAAAATTAATGGCGGTGTTGTTGGTTTTTGGTTTTATATTGGGTGCTTTCCCCATGGTTCCGGGGCAAGCTACAGCTGATGCCAAAGCAAACACTAAAGTGAGTATCGACGGAAAGACTGTAAAATTTGATGTAGCTCCCAGAGTAATTCGAGGCACCATGATGGTTCCCTTACGGGGTGCTACGGAAAACCTGGGCGGTAAAGCTACCTGGGATAAAAAGACCCGTACCATAACGGCGACCAAAGATAGCGTTGTATTAAAAATGACCGTTGGAAGCAAAGTTGCTTACATAAGTGGAAAGAAAACCGCTTTAACGGTTGCCCCTATAATAGTACGTGGCCACACCCTAGTACCCCTGCGTTTTATCAGTGAAGGTTTTGGTTATCAAGTACATTGGAGCGGCGCCACTAAAACCATGACCATTAGTAAAAAGGGCACCCCGGGGGGAGTAGTTAATATCTATACCTCCCGCCATTATGGAGTAGAACCGGTATTTGCCGAGTTCACTAAAGAAACGGGCATCAGAGTACGCTTCACCTCTGGTCCCGATGCTTTGTTGCGGGAGCGGATTAAGGCTGAAGGCAAAAACACCCCTGCT containing:
- a CDS encoding helix-turn-helix transcriptional regulator; the protein is MEHRVTGRERQVLRLISQGLANKEIAARLNLSKHTIDNHCRKIFRKLDVGDRFAAVDAAKDEGIIAADGQGEPIV
- a CDS encoding phosphoribosylformylglycinamidine synthase subunit PurQ encodes the protein MRQDVTLTHNDSGKFEDRWVHLKANPLSNCVFIRGIENYVVRTQHPRWTRERLADEGDGLAIFKNAVDYVMKEL
- a CDS encoding transcriptional regulator yields the protein MKHDEFFRKHPVFTGGELAKHLSSHGEVGGRAQEALLAYHQKAGRVVRARRGLYAVIPAGADTDSFSVDPFLVAAKLTVDAILSHHTALEFHGRAYSVQEYFTYSASRPLGPLTFRSHVFRGTKFPQALLRVGKEHFGVSTAERAGQELRVTSLERTLVDVLNRPDLSGSWEEIWRSLESVEFFDLDKIVEYALLLGNATTGAKVGFFLDQHRETLMVEDRHLKALHDLLPRQPHYLDRAKRTSGRLVSEWNLVVPKEVLERVWGEVL
- a CDS encoding DUF3179 domain-containing protein, which encodes MGIEFKSQALSLGFLTTQQGQVSAQFGVPGKPVNSNLIIYDRKSDSYRPQIMGRAITGPARGIALEEFPVVRITWEKWKSEHPDTLVLSRDTGFFRN